One Bombina bombina isolate aBomBom1 chromosome 5, aBomBom1.pri, whole genome shotgun sequence DNA segment encodes these proteins:
- the LOC128661746 gene encoding uncharacterized protein LOC128661746 produces the protein MSHFDAIFDQLKLEAAKMGPTWLEEKLRPLLSPVVEPRVDIVEVAPKTLRRSRPPVRSDAEGGNSGRRKSSPSPGLKASVRKKSSSSSGSRQTGAEFADNVTQSGSTCSITEQFTEPVMKGDSLPKGKTANLGQKLVIRGKKQASKSDGLPRPISLCEGNEQASICSLGSALMKKKGEGLIVSGPIEIPQAVSEQLHNVSKSAHFLRPCNNTENQAYRVLDERVERPEASDSHHDTEVDNGVVELDLYLDSSEEDFIPPSPNVVNTISQFNTSVRVTGDPVLKGELRNLRDRNVEVIKNLPVTNDVFLLDGNETGSRPENSQGLLMVGNDGLSGEAYGLQESWTENIRLDIEDGVPGVERFNAKGEETRTEKGQQLMNNTDPRATGFQNTEKITYR, from the exons atgtcgcattttgatgcgatttttgaccaacttaagttggaagctgcaaaaatgggccctacctggctcgaagaaaaattacgtccattgcttagcccggtcgtcgaacccagagtggatatcgtggaggtggctccgaaaacattgaggcgttcgaggcctccagttcgttctgatgctgaagggggtaatagcggtcggagaaaatccagccccagtccggggttaaaggcgtctgtgaggaagaagtcaagttcgagctccggaagtcggcagaccggagcggagtttgctgataatgtgacgcagtccgggagcacttgttccattacggaacaattcactgagcctgtaatgaagggtgattctttgcctaagggtaagacggccaatttaggccagaagTTAGTAATTAGAGGGaaaaagcaagctagtaaaagtgacggcctgCCGAGGCCTATTTCTCTGTGTGAGGGTAATGAACAagcgagtatatgtagtttaggtagcgccttaatgaaaaagaaaggtgagggtttgattgtatcagggccgattgaaatacctcaggcagtttcagaacagttacataatgtttctaagtcggctcattttttaagaccttgcaataatacggaaaatcaggcttatcgggtgttagacgagagggttgaaaggcctgaagccagcgatagtcatcatgataccgaggttgataacggtgtggtagaattagatttatatttagattcttctgaggaggattttattcctccttctcccaatgtagttaacactattagccagtttaatacgtcagtcagggtcacgggtgatccagttttaaagggcgagttaagaaatttgagggataggaatgttgaagtaattaaaaatttacctgtcactaatgatgtttttcttttagatgggaatgaaactgggtcacggcctgagaattcccagggtcttttaatggtgggaaatgacggcctaagtggggaggcttatggccttcaggaatcttggacggaaaatatcaggctggatattgaggacggcgttccaggggtggaacgttttaatgcaaagggagaagaaacaagg acggaaaaagggcagcaattaatgaataacacggatcccagggctactggtttccagaatacagagaagattacg tacaggtaa